A stretch of Nonomuraea africana DNA encodes these proteins:
- a CDS encoding LacI family DNA-binding transcriptional regulator, translating to MARKRATIKEVAQATGLSPAAVSYALRGLQVSEETMERVRAAAAELGYEADPIARALASGRTGMIGVLCGSLEDLWQQSLAVGISRGLREKDRYALILDAVGDPARERALAQQLRDQRVDGLIVQPVDPAAPFWAELCESVPVVAIGDGLPGTAGEVVFDNRRGVTLALEHLKELGHEHIAVLTPTGARTPDRPADIHASAEADRLGLDIEVATASYGLAAATEVAHTVLDSGRHTAVFCFSDSIAYGVYAAAAERGLSIPGDVSVMGYDDHPMSGLLSPGLTTVDWNIDGIVRAAVRLVAAAADGPSRRRRVVQQPTLRERGSVARISR from the coding sequence ATGGCCAGAAAGCGAGCGACCATCAAAGAGGTCGCGCAGGCGACCGGCCTTTCGCCTGCTGCCGTCTCCTACGCCCTTCGCGGGCTCCAGGTCTCGGAGGAGACCATGGAACGCGTGCGCGCGGCGGCCGCCGAGCTCGGCTACGAGGCCGACCCCATCGCCAGAGCGCTGGCGAGTGGCCGCACCGGCATGATCGGCGTGCTCTGCGGCTCCCTCGAGGACCTGTGGCAGCAGTCGCTGGCGGTCGGCATCAGCAGGGGTCTACGGGAGAAGGACCGCTACGCGCTGATCCTCGACGCGGTGGGCGACCCCGCCCGCGAGCGTGCCCTGGCCCAGCAGCTGCGCGACCAGCGCGTCGACGGCCTGATCGTGCAGCCCGTCGACCCGGCCGCGCCGTTCTGGGCCGAGCTGTGCGAGTCGGTGCCCGTGGTCGCGATCGGCGACGGGCTGCCGGGCACGGCGGGCGAGGTGGTCTTCGACAACAGGCGGGGCGTCACCCTCGCTCTGGAGCACCTCAAGGAGCTCGGTCACGAGCACATCGCCGTGCTCACCCCGACGGGGGCGCGCACGCCCGACCGGCCCGCGGACATCCACGCCAGCGCCGAGGCCGACCGGCTGGGCCTCGACATCGAGGTGGCCACCGCCTCCTACGGGCTGGCCGCGGCCACCGAGGTCGCCCACACGGTCCTCGACAGCGGGCGCCACACGGCGGTGTTCTGCTTCTCCGACTCCATCGCCTACGGCGTCTACGCCGCGGCGGCCGAGCGCGGGCTGTCGATTCCCGGCGACGTGTCGGTGATGGGCTACGACGACCATCCCATGTCGGGCCTGCTCAGCCCCGGCCTGACCACGGTCGACTGGAACATCGACGGCATCGTGCGCGCCGCCGTACGGCTGGTCGCCGCGGCTGCGGACGGTCCCTCCCGGCGCCGCAGGGTGGTGCAGCAGCCCACGCTGCGCGAGCGCGGCTCGGTGGCGCGGATCAGCCGCTGA
- a CDS encoding cysteine dioxygenase yields MSTNLPARTLDRRELRELVDDLAANPAQWRDLVDFPADGGRHYASLYRDAYVDVWLLCWRPEDDTGWHDHDISSGAVHVVQGALRECNPRIGGEHLETVVAEGQSFHFGPDHIHRLTGAVDRSVSIHAYSPPLWRLGQYSIDDTGLMRRVSVSYADELRPIDDAPMSEAPVGEVA; encoded by the coding sequence GTGAGCACCAACCTTCCCGCCCGCACGCTCGACCGGCGGGAACTACGCGAGCTGGTCGACGACCTGGCCGCGAACCCCGCCCAGTGGCGGGACCTGGTGGACTTCCCCGCCGACGGCGGCCGTCACTACGCCTCGCTCTACCGTGACGCCTACGTGGACGTGTGGCTGCTCTGCTGGCGTCCGGAAGATGACACGGGCTGGCACGACCACGACATCTCCTCCGGCGCCGTGCACGTGGTCCAGGGCGCCCTGCGGGAGTGCAACCCGCGCATCGGCGGCGAGCACCTGGAGACCGTGGTGGCGGAGGGGCAGTCGTTCCACTTCGGCCCCGACCACATCCACCGGCTGACGGGGGCGGTGGACAGGAGCGTGTCCATCCACGCCTACTCACCCCCGCTGTGGCGCCTGGGGCAGTACTCCATCGACGACACGGGGCTCATGCGCAGGGTCTCGGTGAGCTACGCGGACGAGCTGCGCCCGATCGACGACGCGCCCATGAGTGAGGCGCCCGTCGGCGAGGTCGCCTGA
- a CDS encoding amidohydrolase, whose protein sequence is MSIDVHQHLWTPSFVEALRARSRPPRLDGWTLLLDGEPPYEVDPLDHADRDTTGLELALVSLSSPLGIEFLPPEEAWPLIDAYHEGALKLPVPFGAWAATCHSDVDPGRLAADLDRGFAGLQIPATAEPDDRLLEVLTERDLPLFVHPGPAAATQGVPGWWPALVPYVQQMHAAWHHFHAVVRPRHPRLRACFALLAGLAPLHSERLITRGGGRARVDPLCYVETSSYGPRAIDAIVRELGIDVVVNGSDAPYATAPDPGMGAAAAHAIRVANPRRLLGRKE, encoded by the coding sequence GTGAGCATCGATGTCCATCAGCACCTGTGGACGCCCTCGTTCGTCGAGGCGCTGCGCGCCCGTTCCCGCCCTCCTCGCCTCGACGGCTGGACCCTCCTCCTCGACGGCGAACCGCCGTACGAGGTCGACCCCCTCGATCACGCCGACCGCGACACCACGGGCCTTGAGCTCGCGCTGGTCTCCCTCTCCAGCCCGCTGGGCATCGAGTTCCTGCCGCCCGAAGAGGCCTGGCCGCTCATCGACGCCTACCACGAGGGCGCGCTGAAGCTGCCCGTGCCGTTCGGCGCGTGGGCGGCGACCTGCCACAGCGACGTCGACCCTGGCAGGCTGGCCGCCGACCTCGACCGGGGCTTCGCGGGGCTGCAGATCCCCGCGACCGCCGAGCCCGACGACCGGCTGCTCGAGGTGCTGACCGAGCGCGACCTGCCGTTGTTCGTCCATCCAGGCCCCGCCGCCGCCACCCAGGGCGTGCCCGGATGGTGGCCCGCGCTGGTGCCGTACGTGCAGCAGATGCACGCCGCGTGGCACCACTTCCACGCCGTCGTGCGCCCGAGGCACCCGCGGCTGCGGGCGTGCTTCGCGCTGCTGGCGGGGCTCGCGCCGCTGCACTCCGAGCGGCTGATCACCCGTGGCGGCGGCAGGGCCCGGGTCGACCCCCTCTGTTACGTGGAGACCTCCTCGTACGGCCCGCGCGCGATCGACGCGATCGTCCGCGAGCTCGGCATCGACGTGGTGGTGAACGGGTCGGACGCGCCGTACGCCACCGCCCCCGACCCGGGGATGGGCGCCGCCGCGGCGCACGCCATCAGGGTCGCCAACCCTCGACGTCTACTCGGACGAAAGGAGTAA